A region from the Lentimonas sp. CC4 genome encodes:
- a CDS encoding DUF1456 family protein — protein MTNNEVMRSVRYALEAKNREVVAMIKAGGMELSVLEVVDLLKNEEEEGFLECPAETMHAFLDGLIYECRGPSDGPAKKFSTATINNNMILRKLRIAFEMRDIDVVDILRDVGFTVSKSEITALFRAPNHRHYMECGDQFLRNFLKGITRRFRESEAGEG, from the coding sequence ATGACAAACAACGAAGTGATGAGGAGCGTGCGCTATGCGCTTGAAGCAAAAAACAGAGAAGTGGTCGCAATGATCAAAGCTGGTGGCATGGAACTGTCGGTTCTCGAGGTCGTCGATCTCCTCAAAAACGAAGAGGAGGAAGGATTTCTGGAGTGCCCCGCAGAAACCATGCACGCCTTTTTAGATGGACTGATCTATGAATGTCGTGGGCCGAGCGATGGCCCCGCTAAAAAGTTCTCCACGGCTACCATCAATAATAACATGATCCTTAGAAAGTTACGGATCGCCTTTGAAATGAGAGATATCGATGTCGTCGATATACTCAGAGACGTAGGGTTTACAGTCTCAAAAAGTGAAATAACGGCACTTTTTCGAGCACCCAACCATCGGCATTATATGGAGTGTGGAGATCAATTTCTCCGTAATTTTCTCAAAGGGATCACTCGCCGATTTCGGGAAAGTGAGGCGGGAGAGGGTTGA
- a CDS encoding 23S rRNA (pseudouridine(1915)-N(3))-methyltransferase RlmH: MYRYTIIAIGRMKNKPLLALTDDFSKRLKRSGNFELIELNDGTVESEGERILDALAKRKGARIYAMAEEGKTRTSAGLAKELLNLQGQPAVFIIGGAYGLSPDVKAKADVLFALSPLTFTHEIARMLLCEQLYRAVSINAGSKYHHV; encoded by the coding sequence ATGTATCGTTACACCATCATTGCCATCGGCCGAATGAAGAACAAGCCACTGCTAGCGCTCACCGATGACTTTTCAAAGCGTCTCAAGCGATCTGGCAATTTTGAGCTGATTGAGCTCAACGATGGCACAGTCGAGAGCGAGGGCGAACGCATTCTCGATGCCTTAGCCAAGCGCAAAGGTGCCCGCATCTACGCAATGGCTGAAGAGGGCAAGACCCGCACCTCCGCTGGCCTCGCTAAAGAGTTGCTCAACCTTCAGGGGCAACCCGCCGTTTTCATAATCGGCGGGGCATATGGGCTCAGTCCCGATGTCAAAGCAAAGGCAGATGTTCTCTTTGCCCTCTCACCGCTCACGTTTACGCACGAAATCGCCCGTATGCTACTCTGCGAGCAGCTCTACCGTGCCGTATCGATCAATGCCGGTTCTAAATACCACCACGTCTAG
- a CDS encoding DUF5069 domain-containing protein: MTKPEINALDLSNTFPRSPRATLGGYVIAGRTLDKCRAVIAGTAGEYHFDCPLDQLFLQFAEISAEDFKAFVATGADDAAVAEWIQANAADHTQEALVQWNNDLRFKRISEMPIELQVYLEGYIAEFIPSNKIVYNWFDVYDIEEQRI; encoded by the coding sequence ATGACAAAACCAGAAATAAACGCACTCGACCTCAGTAACACATTTCCACGCAGTCCGCGCGCAACGCTTGGCGGCTACGTGATCGCAGGACGCACGCTGGATAAATGCCGCGCCGTGATCGCAGGAACCGCAGGCGAGTATCACTTCGATTGCCCGCTCGACCAACTTTTTCTCCAATTCGCAGAGATCTCAGCGGAGGACTTTAAGGCCTTTGTCGCAACTGGTGCCGATGACGCCGCCGTCGCCGAATGGATACAAGCCAACGCAGCCGATCACACACAGGAGGCCTTGGTCCAATGGAACAACGATCTACGCTTCAAGCGAATTAGCGAAATGCCGATTGAACTGCAGGTATACCTCGAAGGCTACATTGCAGAGTTCATTCCATCTAATAAAATCGTTTACAACTGGTTCGACGTCTATGACATCGAAGAGCAGCGCATTTAG
- a CDS encoding glycine betaine ABC transporter substrate-binding protein, producing the protein MKILAALLSCSLLALPTLANVVKITYPDWPEGVVLTNLAAVVLEEKMGYTVELTLAEPAVIYDSVAAGEQDVYLDAWLPFTHASYWKEHSFSLERLGTIIEQTHIGLAVPSYVDITNINQLNNNRELFGGKIIGIEVDAGLTKMTKRAINEYELDFTQVSAGTDAMTTALDKAIAANEPIVVTAWTPHWMFARYDLKMLVDTRNVYQPDGIRKFARPGFAEDQPDANRFLKRFALTEDQLNALLLEVHDSQSTAKEVTRKWMMDHPEIIEAWIAPEKKWWQKVF; encoded by the coding sequence ATGAAAATCCTAGCTGCCCTACTCTCCTGCTCACTCTTAGCACTTCCAACACTCGCGAATGTTGTAAAAATCACTTATCCCGACTGGCCTGAAGGTGTGGTATTAACGAACTTGGCCGCAGTCGTGCTAGAAGAAAAAATGGGGTATACCGTCGAACTGACACTGGCAGAACCCGCAGTGATTTACGATTCAGTCGCAGCGGGCGAGCAGGATGTCTATCTGGATGCCTGGCTTCCCTTCACGCATGCCTCCTACTGGAAAGAACACTCATTCAGCTTGGAACGGCTAGGCACCATTATTGAACAGACACATATCGGCTTGGCGGTGCCGAGTTACGTCGATATTACGAATATCAACCAACTCAATAACAACCGAGAGTTGTTTGGCGGCAAAATAATCGGCATCGAGGTGGACGCGGGACTCACCAAGATGACTAAGCGCGCGATTAACGAATACGAGCTAGACTTCACACAAGTCAGCGCGGGCACAGACGCAATGACCACGGCGTTGGATAAAGCGATTGCAGCAAACGAACCAATCGTCGTGACAGCATGGACACCACACTGGATGTTCGCTCGCTACGACCTCAAGATGTTGGTCGATACGAGAAATGTTTATCAGCCCGACGGCATCCGAAAATTTGCGCGACCTGGCTTTGCTGAAGACCAACCGGACGCGAATCGCTTCCTTAAACGCTTCGCACTGACGGAAGATCAGCTCAACGCCCTCCTACTGGAAGTCCATGATAGTCAGAGCACCGCGAAAGAAGTCACCCGCAAGTGGATGATGGATCACCCCGAGATCATCGAGGCATGGATTGCCCCAGAAAAGAAGTGGTGGCAAAAGGTCTTTTAG
- a CDS encoding transglutaminase family protein, which translates to MKRVKISHLTEYRFSESVNFSEHRLLLRPREGHDIRIASSLLNVSPAHKVKWHRDIYGNSVGLLTLEEASDHLRIESEVVIEHYSSSPLNFIVDNRAVTFPFPMEPEDRLDLLPYTTHTWPNETRSLKVWVARFWQPGQSIETFLLLDRMNKAIVSDFMYGMREEAGVQNPTETLKLKTGSCRDFAAFFIEACRYLGLPARFVSGYLHNPGSTQHGSTHAWSEVYLPGAGWIGFDNTSGLVTGSAHIATAVHRHAESIPPVAGFFMSSSKVSTELHVQVDVSEA; encoded by the coding sequence ATGAAGCGCGTAAAAATTAGCCACCTGACTGAGTATCGATTTTCGGAATCGGTCAATTTTTCCGAGCATCGCTTATTGCTGCGACCACGTGAGGGGCATGATATACGTATCGCGTCTTCACTGTTGAATGTGAGTCCGGCGCACAAGGTAAAGTGGCATCGTGATATTTATGGTAATTCGGTTGGATTATTGACGTTAGAGGAGGCGTCGGATCACTTGCGAATCGAAAGTGAGGTGGTCATCGAGCATTACAGTTCAAGCCCTTTAAATTTCATCGTGGACAATCGGGCGGTGACCTTCCCGTTTCCGATGGAGCCGGAAGATCGCTTGGATTTGTTGCCCTATACAACACATACTTGGCCGAATGAGACGCGCAGCCTGAAAGTTTGGGTGGCTCGCTTTTGGCAACCCGGTCAGTCGATTGAGACGTTTCTGCTATTGGATCGGATGAACAAGGCGATCGTCAGTGACTTCATGTATGGGATGCGAGAAGAGGCGGGAGTGCAAAACCCGACAGAGACTCTGAAGTTAAAGACCGGCAGTTGTCGTGACTTCGCCGCATTTTTTATCGAAGCATGTCGCTACCTCGGCCTGCCAGCGCGGTTTGTGAGCGGTTACTTGCACAACCCCGGATCGACCCAACACGGCTCAACCCATGCATGGTCGGAAGTCTATTTGCCAGGAGCCGGCTGGATCGGATTTGATAATACCAGCGGACTGGTAACGGGGAGTGCGCATATTGCGACCGCTGTGCATCGTCATGCCGAATCAATTCCCCCAGTTGCCGGCTTTTTTATGTCGAGCAGCAAAGTGTCAACCGAACTGCATGTCCAGGTGGACGTGAGTGAAGCGTAG
- a CDS encoding DUF4132 domain-containing protein → MLKRLFGTKPVEVSELTGLLNLYLCPIEAEDGWLCEELVRLEPKFKELLELDTTRQAELLLLVACAISKKSISNQAPYQLPNRDRSTNLRARFLVSALLRRKQSLNESQFTKLCVALIELGGFPWVDPRAYFPAFANRYLKAQGSFTDEQIKLLKELIEHFDGENVDSRKWAKKLRELVLEEGEAPLVRILRNGEVFANQLLDDLEAMSDAARGQWAHLLDHASNCSAGKPTKKWEKRACELIGEVGEERFAQFSEQWLLLVDKPALEVREIKYGGSYSVQFDPMSFSEPNLDALKGLAWMSGLVNVDELTRALGFVGVSAYKKIPGIGPRATRLGNACVWALGNVGSEAALSQLAMMKVRVKFGTAQKSIEKALQRLADQVGVSTDELEEMSVPSYGLTDVGRMEESLGDYTAVLEVVGQKPVLSFLKPDGNPQKTLPASLKQNFADDIKEIKGSAKDLEKMLVAQKERIDNLFLLQKSWPLPLWRERYLDHPVVGVLARRLIWSFESESEDLAVNGIWYEGTLRNSSGEELSLPADAVVRLWHPIESAIDEIVGWRSWLFEHLIQQPFKQAHREIYLLTDAERTTGTYSNRFASHMLKQHQFNSLCAVRGWKNRLRLMVDDEYPPAFKLLPQWGIRAEYWVEGVGDDYTEEYVLESGAYRYLATDQVRFYRIDAEQATAHAGGGGYSGGYHQELEEPLAVESIPAIVLSEILRDVDLFVGVTSVGNDPNWVDGGPEGAHRDYWQSYSFGELGESAELRKQMLELLLPRLKIAKQCSLIGKFLVVEGSVRTYKIHLGSGNILMEPNDQYLCIVKAPARAKKSEVFLPFEGDGKMAMILSKAFLLAADDKIKDSTILSQIRRQ, encoded by the coding sequence ATGCTTAAGCGACTCTTTGGAACGAAACCTGTAGAGGTGAGTGAACTCACCGGTTTGTTGAACCTCTACCTATGCCCTATTGAAGCCGAGGATGGTTGGCTTTGCGAGGAACTGGTTCGCTTAGAGCCTAAGTTTAAGGAGTTGTTGGAACTGGATACTACGCGGCAGGCCGAGTTGCTCTTGTTGGTGGCGTGTGCGATTTCAAAAAAATCCATATCGAATCAAGCCCCCTATCAATTGCCGAATCGTGATCGTTCGACTAATCTTCGGGCTCGTTTCTTGGTTTCCGCTTTGCTTCGGCGTAAGCAATCATTGAATGAGTCGCAATTTACTAAATTGTGCGTGGCATTGATTGAGTTAGGTGGTTTTCCGTGGGTAGATCCACGGGCGTATTTTCCTGCGTTTGCAAACAGATACCTGAAAGCTCAAGGATCATTTACGGATGAACAGATCAAGCTGCTAAAGGAGTTGATTGAACATTTTGATGGTGAGAATGTCGATTCACGTAAATGGGCAAAGAAATTGAGAGAGCTTGTTTTAGAGGAAGGCGAAGCACCTCTTGTTCGGATTCTTAGAAATGGTGAGGTTTTCGCGAATCAGTTATTGGATGATCTCGAGGCGATGTCGGATGCCGCACGAGGGCAGTGGGCACATTTATTGGATCACGCGAGTAATTGTAGTGCGGGGAAGCCTACTAAGAAATGGGAGAAGCGGGCATGTGAATTGATCGGTGAAGTCGGAGAGGAGCGCTTTGCGCAGTTTTCCGAGCAATGGTTGCTGCTTGTTGATAAGCCAGCACTTGAAGTTCGTGAAATAAAATATGGTGGGAGCTATTCGGTTCAGTTCGATCCGATGTCATTCTCTGAGCCGAACCTGGATGCATTGAAGGGGCTGGCATGGATGTCTGGGCTCGTTAATGTCGATGAGCTCACTCGGGCGTTGGGATTTGTCGGAGTCAGCGCTTACAAGAAAATTCCAGGGATTGGGCCTCGGGCGACGCGTTTGGGTAATGCCTGCGTCTGGGCGTTGGGAAATGTCGGCTCCGAAGCTGCGTTGTCTCAATTGGCGATGATGAAGGTTCGCGTGAAATTTGGAACTGCGCAGAAGAGTATTGAGAAAGCGCTACAGCGTCTCGCAGATCAAGTGGGTGTCTCTACGGATGAACTGGAGGAAATGAGCGTGCCGAGTTATGGACTGACAGATGTCGGACGGATGGAGGAGTCGCTAGGCGATTATACGGCTGTTCTTGAGGTCGTCGGACAGAAGCCGGTTCTGAGCTTTCTCAAACCAGATGGTAATCCGCAGAAAACGCTTCCAGCTTCATTGAAGCAGAATTTCGCGGATGATATTAAGGAGATCAAGGGAAGCGCAAAAGATCTAGAGAAGATGTTGGTCGCTCAAAAGGAGCGTATTGATAATTTGTTTTTGCTCCAGAAATCGTGGCCTTTGCCGCTGTGGAGGGAACGCTATTTAGACCATCCCGTCGTAGGGGTCTTAGCGCGACGGTTGATATGGTCGTTTGAAAGTGAATCGGAAGATCTAGCTGTTAACGGAATCTGGTATGAGGGCACTCTGCGAAATTCATCGGGAGAGGAGTTAAGCCTTCCAGCAGATGCGGTCGTTCGGCTATGGCACCCGATTGAGAGTGCAATTGATGAGATTGTGGGCTGGCGAAGCTGGTTGTTTGAACACCTGATTCAACAACCGTTTAAACAGGCGCACCGTGAGATTTATTTATTAACCGATGCGGAGCGAACGACAGGGACGTATTCAAATCGTTTTGCTTCGCACATGTTGAAGCAGCACCAGTTCAATAGCTTGTGCGCGGTTCGTGGTTGGAAGAATCGGCTACGGCTCATGGTGGATGATGAGTATCCGCCAGCGTTTAAACTGTTACCTCAGTGGGGGATTCGTGCGGAATACTGGGTCGAGGGTGTTGGAGATGACTATACCGAGGAATATGTTCTAGAGTCAGGAGCCTACCGATATTTAGCGACTGATCAGGTTCGGTTCTATCGTATCGATGCCGAACAGGCCACTGCGCACGCTGGAGGCGGAGGTTATAGTGGCGGTTATCATCAAGAGCTTGAGGAACCGTTGGCGGTGGAGTCGATTCCAGCAATTGTGCTCAGTGAGATTTTGCGTGACGTAGATTTGTTCGTCGGTGTGACTAGCGTCGGAAACGATCCCAATTGGGTGGATGGTGGTCCAGAGGGGGCGCATCGAGACTATTGGCAGAGCTACTCGTTTGGTGAACTTGGGGAAAGCGCAGAACTACGTAAGCAGATGCTGGAGTTACTATTGCCGCGTTTGAAAATAGCCAAGCAGTGTAGTCTGATTGGTAAGTTCTTGGTGGTGGAGGGCTCTGTCAGAACTTACAAGATTCACCTAGGGAGTGGAAATATCCTGATGGAACCGAATGATCAGTATTTGTGTATTGTTAAAGCACCAGCTCGGGCAAAAAAATCCGAAGTCTTTCTGCCATTCGAGGGAGATGGAAAGATGGCGATGATTTTATCCAAAGCATTTTTGTTAGCTGCAGATGATAAGATCAAGGATAGCACAATCCTATCACAGATCAGGCGTCAGTAG
- a CDS encoding PEP-CTERM sorting domain-containing protein (PEP-CTERM proteins occur, often in large numbers, in the proteomes of bacteria that also encode an exosortase, a predicted intramembrane cysteine proteinase. The presence of a PEP-CTERM domain at a protein's C-terminus predicts cleavage within the sorting domain, followed by covalent anchoring to some some component of the (usually Gram-negative) cell surface. Many PEP-CTERM proteins exhibit an unusual sequence composition that includes large numbers of potential glycosylation sites. Expression of one such protein has been shown restore the ability of a bacterium to form floc, a type of biofilm.), with the protein MKRTPITKILTASLVCGLAIPAVGSAATVTVGPGTTNWEQNWANATVLEDGTWLVPAASAGDLAIINQGKVVQVDTTISVAAGDVIIANTASGQPETFLEVNSGGSLTTATLTVSAALDAGDLKVQGGALTTEALNINENGTATVSSGSLMSTTIAVKTGSVMTVNGTGAVTTTGAFTNAGTTHVTGGTLATGTNQISVTGGSFNVNGGAVTVTGGASATAGALKADGGDINLTSGSITVNENSAGGGTTNATGTGSGKLNIAGGDFIVTGQTAGNDTVQFNGEVTISGGSFSVAAGQVITNGLAIFNIVGDATTSIEMNNLNLVNTRTATFNFTFDDDGVETVTNTGFMGLSAVTLNVDGSAYAGGIASFDLFTSANLTSIIESGNIAVSGLGVEGVDWEIVQGFGVGGDNNVTLNILTIPEPSAYALLAGLLKLGFVTVRRRR; encoded by the coding sequence ATGAAAAGAACCCCCATTACAAAAATACTCACTGCCTCGCTGGTCTGCGGCTTGGCGATTCCTGCTGTCGGCTCAGCTGCGACTGTCACGGTCGGACCAGGCACAACCAACTGGGAGCAAAATTGGGCCAATGCGACTGTTCTTGAGGATGGCACATGGCTTGTGCCAGCGGCTTCCGCCGGTGACCTCGCGATTATTAATCAAGGCAAAGTGGTCCAAGTGGACACCACTATTTCCGTTGCTGCAGGAGATGTGATCATCGCCAATACTGCCAGCGGTCAACCAGAAACTTTTTTGGAAGTTAACTCTGGCGGTTCGTTGACAACCGCCACTCTCACCGTCTCCGCGGCTTTAGACGCGGGTGATCTTAAGGTTCAGGGCGGAGCACTTACCACTGAAGCACTAAATATCAATGAGAACGGCACGGCGACGGTTAGTTCAGGGTCCTTGATGTCTACAACGATAGCGGTGAAAACTGGCAGCGTCATGACTGTGAATGGCACTGGCGCAGTGACTACCACTGGGGCGTTTACCAATGCTGGAACCACACATGTCACTGGTGGAACTCTCGCGACTGGCACGAATCAAATTTCGGTGACTGGCGGCAGTTTCAATGTGAACGGCGGTGCTGTGACAGTCACTGGTGGGGCATCTGCCACAGCCGGCGCTTTGAAGGCTGATGGTGGTGACATCAATCTGACCTCAGGTAGTATTACGGTCAATGAGAACTCAGCGGGTGGTGGCACGACAAATGCGACCGGCACTGGCTCAGGCAAACTGAACATCGCTGGAGGCGATTTCATCGTGACAGGGCAGACAGCAGGTAATGATACGGTTCAATTCAATGGTGAAGTGACGATCAGTGGTGGTAGTTTTTCTGTCGCAGCGGGTCAGGTGATTACAAATGGCTTAGCAATCTTCAACATTGTCGGTGATGCAACCACTTCAATCGAAATGAACAATCTAAATCTTGTTAACACTCGCACTGCTACGTTTAATTTCACCTTTGATGATGACGGAGTTGAAACGGTCACCAATACTGGATTTATGGGGCTATCAGCGGTCACTCTAAATGTAGATGGATCTGCTTATGCGGGTGGGATTGCATCCTTCGACCTATTTACTTCAGCTAACCTAACATCAATCATTGAGTCTGGAAATATTGCGGTGTCTGGTTTGGGCGTTGAGGGAGTCGATTGGGAGATAGTTCAAGGCTTCGGTGTTGGTGGAGATAATAATGTAACCTTGAACATCTTGACCATTCCTGAGCCAAGTGCCTATGCATTGCTTGCGGGCCTGTTAAAGCTCGGCTTTGTGACCGTTCGTCGCCGTCGCTAG
- a CDS encoding DUF1289 domain-containing protein has translation MNRPLTSTSTPVASPCTDACVTDRQNICTGCYRTIDEIIDWARLSESRKRDILVRCQQRKAEA, from the coding sequence ATGAACCGCCCGCTTACATCAACCAGCACACCAGTCGCAAGCCCATGCACCGATGCGTGCGTGACCGACCGTCAGAACATCTGCACAGGTTGCTATCGGACGATCGACGAGATTATCGATTGGGCACGGCTGAGCGAATCCCGTAAGCGAGATATTTTGGTGCGTTGCCAACAGCGTAAAGCGGAAGCCTAA